Proteins from one Syntrophorhabdaceae bacterium genomic window:
- a CDS encoding response regulator, which yields MKKRILIIEDNEQNLYLISFILKKYGYEVFAARDGQEGIDMGFSIKPDLILLDIQLPVMDGYAVARALRRNSGLADTPVVAVTSYAMPGDKEKAMEAGCSGYIEKPIDPDNIGAQVEKYLSMGINKSEE from the coding sequence ATGAAGAAAAGAATCCTTATTATCGAGGACAACGAACAGAACCTCTATCTCATATCGTTTATCCTGAAGAAGTATGGTTATGAGGTCTTCGCGGCGCGAGATGGGCAGGAAGGGATTGACATGGGGTTCTCTATAAAGCCGGATCTCATCCTTCTTGACATCCAGTTGCCCGTCATGGACGGTTACGCTGTTGCGCGTGCCTTAAGGCGGAATTCAGGTCTTGCAGACACACCCGTAGTTGCGGTGACGTCCTATGCCATGCCCGGTGATAAAGAGAAAGCAATGGAAGCAGGTTGCAGCGGCTATATTGAAAAACCGATCGATCCCGACAATATTGGTGCCCAGGTGGAAAAATATCTGTCCATGGGCATAAACAAAAGCGAGGAATAG